The window TCGCGGTCCTCGACGCTTTCCACCTGGACGAAGCGCACGACGCCGTCGTTGCGCGGCTCGAGCGTGGTACGCTCGGCGCGCCGGCTGGCCGTACCACCGATGTGGAACGTACGCATCGTCAACTGGGTTCCCGGCTCGCCGATCGACTGGGCCGCGATCACGCCGATCGATTCGCCCATGCCGACGAGCTTTCCGCGGGCGAGGTCACGGCCGTAGCACAGCGCGCAGACGCCACGGCGCTGCTGGCACGTGAGCACCGAGCGGATGGTCACGCGCTCCACGCCGGAGTTCTCGATGACCTCGACGAGGTTCTCGTCGATCTCCTTGCCGGCTCCGACCAGCACTTCGTTGCTGAACGGATCGAGGATGTCTTCGAGCGCGACGCGGCCGAGGATGCGGTCGCCGAGGCGCTCGATGATCTCGCCGCCTTCGATCAGCGGCGTGATCTCGATGCCGTCCAGCGCTCCGCAGTCCTCTGCCGTGATCACGCAGTCCTGGGCGACGTCGACCAGGCGGCGCGTCAGGTAGCCGGAGTTGGCGGTCTTCAGCGCCGTGTCGGCAAGACCCTTGCGGGCGCCGTGCGTGGAGATGAAGTACTGCAGCACCGTCAGTCCTTCGCGGAAGTTGGCGGTGATCGGCGTCTCGATGATCTCGCCCGACGGCTTGGCCATCAGGCCACGCATGCCGGCGAGCTGGCGGATCTGCTGGGCCGAGCCGCGCGCTCCGGAATCCGCCATCATGTAGACGGGGTTGAAGCTGACGACCTCGTGGCGCGACTCGCGCCCGCCGTTGTCGCCCGGCACCGTGATGGTTTCCTTTGCGATGCCGCGCATCATCTCGTCGGCGATGCGGTCGGTGACGTTGGCCCAGATGTCGACGACCTTGTTGTAGCGCTCGCCGTTGGTGATGAAGCCGGCCTCGTACTGCTTCTGGATCTCCCGCACCGAGTCGCCGGCCTCTCCGAGCAGGCGCGTCTTCTCGGTCGGGATCTTCATGTCCTTGATGCAGATCGAAGCACCCGACCGCGTCGCCATGGCGTAGCCGAGATCCTTCAACCGGTCGGCCAGGATCACGCAGGCCTTGTTGCCGCACTGGCGGTAGGTGCTGTCGACGAGCTCGCCGAGCGTGCGCTTGGTCAGCACGCAGTTGACGTACTTGAAGTCGACCTCGGGCGGCACGACCTCGTAAACGAGCACGCGTCCGGCCGTCGTGTCGGTGAGCTTGCCGAGGTGTCGGACCTTGATCGCGGCGTGCAGCGCGACGGCGCCCTGGTCGTAGGCGACGCGGACCTCCTCGAAATTGGAGAAGTTCCGCCCCTCGCCGGGCGCTCCCGGACGATGGCGCGTGGCGTAGTACAGCCCGAGCACGATGTCCTGGGTCGGCACGATGATCGGCTTTCCGTGCGCCGGCGACAGGATGTTGTTCGTCGACATCATCAGGACGCGCGCTTCGACCTGGGCCTCGATCGACAGCGGTACGTGCACGGCCATCTGGTCACCGTCGAAGTCGGCGTTGAAGGCCGCGCACACCAGCGGGTGAAGCTGGATCGCCTTGCCTTCGATCAGCACCGGCTCGAAGGCCTGGATGCCGAGACGGTGCAGCGTCGGTGCGCGGTTGAGCATCACCGGGTGCTCGCGGATCACCTCGTCGAGGATGTCCCACACTTCGGGACGCTCGGTCTCGACCATCTTCTTCGCGCTCTTGATGGTCGTGACGAGGCCGCGCTCCTCGAGCTTGCCGTAGATGAACGGCTTGAACAGCTCGAGAGCCATCTTCTTGGGCAGCCCGCACTGGTGCAGGCGCAGCTCGGGACCGACGACGATCACCGAGCGGCCGGAGTAGTCGACGCGCTTGCCGAGCAGGTTCTGGCGGAAGCGGCCGGTCTTGCCCTTGAGCATGTCCGACAGCGACTTGAGGGGCCGCTTGTTGGCGCCCGTGATCGGGCGGCCGCGCCGGCCGTTGTCGAACAGCGCATCGACTGCTTCCTGCAGCATGCGCTTCTCGTTGCGCACGATGATGTCGGGCGCATTGAGCTCGATCAGCCGCTTGAGGCGGTTGTTGCGGTTGATCACGCGGCGGTACAGGTCGTTCAGGTCGGAGGTCGCGAAGCGGCCGCCGTCCAGGGGCACCAGCGGGCGAAGGTCCGGCGGGATCACCGGGATCACCTGCAGCACCATCCATTCGGCGTGGGAGCCGGACGCACGGAAGGCTTCGGCGACTTTCAGGCGCTTGATGATCTTCTTGCGCTTGGCCTCGCTCGAGGTCTCCGACAGCGCGACGCGCAGCTCGTCGGCCAGGTCGTCGATGTCGATGTTGGCAAGGACCTTGCGGATCGCCTCGGCGCCCATGCCGGCTTCGAAGCTGCCCGGGCCGAACTCGGCGTTCTTGGCGCGGTACTCCATCTCGGTCAGCAGCGTGTTCGGCTCCAGCGTGGAGTCGCCGCCGTCGACGACGATGTAGCTCTCGTAGTACAGCACCTTCTCGAGCTGCTTCAGCGTCAGGTCGATCAGCGTGCCGACGCGGCTCGGAAGGCTCTTGACGAACCAGATGTGCGCGATCGGCGTAGCCAGCTCGATGTGGCCCATGCGCTCGCGGCGCACCTTGCTCTGGATGACTTCGACGCCGCACTTCTCGCAGACGACGCCACGGTGCCGCATGCGCTTGTACTTGCCGCAGTTGCACTCGTAGTCCTTGGTGGGACCGAAGATCTTCGCGCAGAACAGGCCGTCGCGCTCGGGCTTGAACGTCCGGTAGTTGATCGTTTCCGGCTTCTTGACCTCCCCGTGGGACCACGAGCGGATCGTGTCGGGCGAGGCGATTCCGATGCGGATCGCGGTGTAGCAGCGCGGATCCTTCGGCTTGTCGAAGAGCTGCGTAAGCAGGTTCTCCATCAGGCGGCCTCCTCCTCTTTCTCGACGAGCGTGACGTCGAGACAGAGTGATTGCAGTTCCTTGACCATGACGTTGAACGATTCGGGGAGTCCGGGTTCGAGCGTGTTCTCGCTCTTGACGATCGACTCGTACATGCGCGTGCGCCCGGCCACGTCGTCCGACTTGACCGTGAGCATTTCCTGCAGCGTGTAGGCGGCGCCGTAGGCTTCCAGGGCCCACACCTCCATCTCGCCGAGGCGCTGGCCGCCGAACTG of the Candidatus Binatia bacterium genome contains:
- the rpoC gene encoding DNA-directed RNA polymerase subunit beta', with protein sequence MENLLTQLFDKPKDPRCYTAIRIGIASPDTIRSWSHGEVKKPETINYRTFKPERDGLFCAKIFGPTKDYECNCGKYKRMRHRGVVCEKCGVEVIQSKVRRERMGHIELATPIAHIWFVKSLPSRVGTLIDLTLKQLEKVLYYESYIVVDGGDSTLEPNTLLTEMEYRAKNAEFGPGSFEAGMGAEAIRKVLANIDIDDLADELRVALSETSSEAKRKKIIKRLKVAEAFRASGSHAEWMVLQVIPVIPPDLRPLVPLDGGRFATSDLNDLYRRVINRNNRLKRLIELNAPDIIVRNEKRMLQEAVDALFDNGRRGRPITGANKRPLKSLSDMLKGKTGRFRQNLLGKRVDYSGRSVIVVGPELRLHQCGLPKKMALELFKPFIYGKLEERGLVTTIKSAKKMVETERPEVWDILDEVIREHPVMLNRAPTLHRLGIQAFEPVLIEGKAIQLHPLVCAAFNADFDGDQMAVHVPLSIEAQVEARVLMMSTNNILSPAHGKPIIVPTQDIVLGLYYATRHRPGAPGEGRNFSNFEEVRVAYDQGAVALHAAIKVRHLGKLTDTTAGRVLVYEVVPPEVDFKYVNCVLTKRTLGELVDSTYRQCGNKACVILADRLKDLGYAMATRSGASICIKDMKIPTEKTRLLGEAGDSVREIQKQYEAGFITNGERYNKVVDIWANVTDRIADEMMRGIAKETITVPGDNGGRESRHEVVSFNPVYMMADSGARGSAQQIRQLAGMRGLMAKPSGEIIETPITANFREGLTVLQYFISTHGARKGLADTALKTANSGYLTRRLVDVAQDCVITAEDCGALDGIEITPLIEGGEIIERLGDRILGRVALEDILDPFSNEVLVGAGKEIDENLVEVIENSGVERVTIRSVLTCQQRRGVCALCYGRDLARGKLVGMGESIGVIAAQSIGEPGTQLTMRTFHIGGTASRRAERTTLEPRNDGVVRFVQVESVEDREGHLVVMNRNAEISIVEVLEEGQQRERERYPLVHGARLRKRDGERVKAGELIAEWDPFMTPIITDVGGTAHFEDIVDSETMEERVDPNTGLATKVITASKQAKDRRPTIMIRDADGRPMLRPRGNEARYSLPEGAYLNVEEGAQVMPGDVIAKIPRETTKTKDITGGLPRVAELFEARRPKEIAAISDIDGVVSFGKDTKGKRKIVVAPDVGDPREFLIGKGKHILVQEGDYIRAGQQLHAGSSNPHDILTVKGEKELAAYMVDEVQEIYRLQGVRINDKHIEVIVRQMLRRVRVKDPGDSTMLVGDQIEKGRFEDLNNELLEGGKKPVIAEPMLLGITKASLATESFISAASFQETTKVLTEAAVYGWTDHLRGLKENVIMGRLIPAGTGLVGYLGVEIDVPGVGEQAEDDLTQALRL